Proteins from a single region of Bacteroidia bacterium:
- the egtB gene encoding ergothioneine biosynthesis protein EgtB, protein MESTEEAVLLKPKVARQQLIRFFEEVRQQTERLCEPLEKEDYIPQPVVDVSPPRWHLAHTTWFFETFLLQEFQPDYKPFHPAYAFIFNSYYNSFGEKWERHKRGHLSRPTVKEVYSYRAKINERMIHLLENADEQDWDDIREITLIGTQHEQQHQELLVTDLKYILAKNPLHPVYQNISPPAPASQIMPEYVLYPEGIYDIGFEGDGFAWDNERKKHKVFSQGFKLRNTLVTNGEYLEFMHDGGYEDFRHWLGEGWDLVNLHGWKAPEYWEQIDGEWHEMTLQGLRKVDPKVPVTHISFYEAEAFSSWAGKRLPTEAEWEIAARKIMPTASEGHFAENGFLHPVSPAEDEQAAIKQMLGNNWEWTHSAYLPYPGYSRAEGAIGEYNGKFMINQMVLRGGSCATPRSHIRITYRNFFHPDKRWQFSGIRLAEDL, encoded by the coding sequence ATGGAAAGTACGGAAGAAGCTGTACTGCTGAAACCGAAGGTGGCGCGACAGCAATTGATTCGGTTTTTTGAAGAAGTAAGGCAGCAAACAGAAAGACTTTGCGAACCCCTTGAAAAAGAAGATTATATTCCACAACCCGTGGTGGATGTAAGTCCTCCCCGCTGGCACCTCGCCCATACTACCTGGTTTTTCGAAACCTTTCTGCTACAAGAATTCCAGCCGGATTACAAGCCTTTTCATCCAGCATATGCCTTTATCTTCAATTCCTACTACAATTCTTTTGGTGAAAAATGGGAACGGCACAAGCGCGGCCATCTCTCCAGGCCCACAGTTAAGGAAGTTTACAGCTACAGGGCAAAGATCAATGAGCGCATGATCCACCTGCTGGAGAATGCTGACGAACAGGATTGGGATGACATCAGGGAAATCACCCTTATCGGAACGCAACATGAGCAGCAACACCAGGAGTTGCTGGTAACCGACCTTAAATACATATTGGCTAAAAACCCGCTGCATCCTGTATATCAGAACATCTCTCCACCGGCACCCGCTTCGCAAATTATGCCTGAGTATGTTCTATATCCAGAAGGCATCTATGATATCGGATTTGAAGGAGACGGATTTGCCTGGGACAATGAACGCAAGAAACATAAGGTCTTCAGCCAGGGTTTTAAATTGCGTAATACGCTGGTTACCAATGGTGAATATCTGGAGTTTATGCACGATGGCGGATACGAAGATTTCCGGCATTGGCTGGGCGAAGGCTGGGACCTCGTAAACCTCCACGGATGGAAAGCCCCGGAATATTGGGAACAGATTGATGGCGAATGGCACGAAATGACGCTTCAGGGATTGCGAAAAGTAGATCCAAAAGTGCCCGTCACACACATCAGCTTTTATGAGGCAGAAGCCTTTTCAAGCTGGGCAGGCAAACGATTGCCCACAGAAGCCGAATGGGAAATTGCCGCCCGGAAAATAATGCCGACAGCTTCAGAAGGCCATTTTGCCGAAAATGGATTTCTGCATCCTGTTTCGCCTGCTGAAGATGAGCAGGCCGCCATTAAACAAATGCTGGGAAATAACTGGGAATGGACGCACAGCGCTTACCTCCCCTATCCTGGCTATTCACGCGCAGAGGGCGCAATTGGCGAATACAACGGCAAGTTCATGATAAACCAGATGGTGTTGCGCGGAGGCTCCTGCGCCACACCCCGCAGTCATATCCGTATCACTTACCGTAACTTCTTTCATCCTGACAAACGCTGGCAGTTTTCCGGAATTCGCCTGGCAGAAGACCTGTAA
- the egtD gene encoding L-histidine N(alpha)-methyltransferase has translation MTQTTKPRFEILADTDPTQENTRFEGFLTDVLLGLTSDTKRLHSKYIYDNEGSRLFSQIMELEEYYPTRCEKEILENHKEYFAALAAGEPFNLVELGAGDGRKTKILLKHFLEKDLDFQYIPIDISEEAIKGLLAQFAEAYPGLEMKGLVAEYFRGLRWLKNSSERRNFVLFMGSNIGNFNLPQAGDFLRSLWNSLHDGDLVAIGFDLQKDLDTLRSAYNDSKGVTAQFNLNLLKRINRELGGEFDLDNFRFYSTYNPNSGAIESFLISLKEQEVHIAELDRSFTFHKWEPIHTEYSFKYNLRGVEQLAASAGFKIEKHLTDSQGYFLNSLWRVRKDV, from the coding sequence ATGACCCAAACCACCAAACCCCGATTCGAGATATTGGCGGACACTGATCCCACCCAGGAAAATACACGCTTCGAGGGTTTCCTCACCGATGTATTGTTGGGCCTGACCAGCGACACTAAGCGGCTTCACTCAAAGTATATCTACGATAATGAAGGGAGCAGGCTCTTCAGCCAAATCATGGAACTGGAGGAATATTACCCCACCCGCTGCGAAAAAGAGATCCTCGAAAACCATAAAGAATACTTTGCCGCCCTTGCTGCAGGCGAGCCTTTTAATCTGGTGGAACTCGGAGCGGGTGACGGCCGCAAAACCAAAATTTTGCTGAAGCATTTTCTGGAAAAGGATCTTGACTTCCAGTATATTCCCATTGATATCTCCGAAGAGGCAATTAAAGGTTTGCTGGCTCAATTTGCAGAAGCGTATCCGGGTTTGGAAATGAAAGGACTGGTGGCAGAATATTTCCGCGGGTTGCGGTGGCTAAAGAATAGTTCTGAAAGGCGCAATTTCGTATTGTTCATGGGCTCCAACATCGGCAACTTCAACCTGCCCCAGGCCGGAGATTTCCTCAGGAGCCTGTGGAACAGCCTTCATGATGGCGATCTGGTGGCCATTGGTTTCGACCTGCAAAAAGACCTTGATACTCTGCGCAGCGCCTATAATGACTCCAAAGGGGTGACGGCTCAGTTCAATCTGAACCTGCTAAAACGCATAAACCGCGAACTCGGTGGCGAATTCGATCTGGACAATTTCCGCTTTTACTCCACCTACAACCCGAATTCAGGCGCCATAGAGAGTTTTTTGATAAGCCTAAAAGAGCAGGAGGTGCATATTGCGGAGCTCGACAGAAGCTTTACCTTCCATAAATGGGAGCCGATACATACTGAATATTCCTTCAAGTATAACCTTCGTGGTGTTGAGCAACTTGCAGCCTCCGCAGGATTTAAGATTGAAAAACACCTGACGGATTCCCAGGGCTATTTCCTGAATTCGCTGTGGCGGGTGCGGAAGGACGTTTGA
- a CDS encoding hydroxymethylglutaryl-CoA lyase, whose product MKIIECPRDAMQGIKEFIPTAKKAAYINQLLKVGFDTIDFGSFVSVKAIPQLKDTAAVLEKLDLSSTQTKLLAIVANVRGAEDALSHEEINAIGYPFSISEMFQLRNTNKTIDDALNDLDTIKDLCLKKERSLVTYISMGFGNPYNEEWSVEGVAEWVDRLRSFDLKIISLSDTIGAAKPEDISYLFSTLNHLYPDVEIGAHFHSHPDKWYEKIEAAYKGGCKRFDGALKGFGGCPMAKDELTGNIATENIVQFLEEEGVKTGIDQDALQEALIMANSIFPQGTK is encoded by the coding sequence ATGAAGATTATTGAATGCCCCCGTGATGCCATGCAAGGTATTAAAGAATTTATTCCCACAGCAAAGAAAGCGGCTTACATTAACCAGCTTCTAAAGGTAGGCTTTGACACGATAGATTTCGGCAGTTTTGTTTCAGTCAAGGCAATTCCACAACTCAAGGATACGGCAGCAGTGCTGGAAAAGCTGGATTTATCATCAACCCAAACAAAATTGCTGGCCATAGTAGCCAACGTGAGAGGCGCTGAGGATGCACTCTCCCATGAGGAGATCAATGCCATCGGCTACCCGTTTTCCATCTCTGAAATGTTTCAGCTTCGCAATACCAATAAAACCATAGATGATGCGCTCAATGACCTGGACACGATCAAGGATCTGTGTTTGAAAAAAGAAAGGAGCCTCGTAACCTACATTTCAATGGGCTTTGGAAATCCCTATAATGAAGAGTGGAGCGTGGAGGGTGTGGCTGAGTGGGTAGACCGGCTCCGGAGCTTTGATTTGAAGATCATATCCCTTTCTGATACCATAGGCGCAGCGAAACCGGAGGATATTTCGTACCTGTTTTCTACGCTCAATCATCTTTATCCTGATGTGGAGATCGGGGCGCATTTTCATTCACACCCTGACAAATGGTATGAAAAGATAGAAGCCGCCTACAAAGGTGGATGCAAACGATTTGATGGGGCACTTAAAGGATTTGGCGGCTGCCCCATGGCCAAAGACGAACTGACCGGAAATATTGCCACGGAAAACATCGTCCAGTTTTTAGAGGAAGAGGGAGTAAAAACGGGTATAGACCAGGATGCACTACAGGAAGCTCTGATCATGGCAAATAGCATATTTCCTCAGGGGACAAAATAA